In Sulfurimonas sp. hsl 1-7, the genomic window ATAAGCAGCAGGTGAAGCGTATTTTCCTGTTTTATCGTTTGGACCTGAATCTTTTTCATCTACTGCTTTTAGTTTAGGTTGGTACTGTGTCGGTCTTGTTTTTGTCACCGTACCGTCTAGCTCTATCTTCTCGATTAGCCCCGCTTTTAAACTGTTTAGTATTGTCATAACGATTTCAACATTTTGTTCATCTACGCTCAGTTTTATCTCTTTCATTCTCTGCTAACTCTCCGTTTGAGATTTTCAATATAGTATTTTACCATCTCTTAGCGGCATAATACTTGCAACTCCGTAAAATAAAAAGAGAATGCAATGAAAGACGAGCTACATATAAACATACCCCTTATGGATGAAAAACACGATGAGTTTTTACAAATACTTTCTCTTATAAAGTCTTGTACATCAAAGCAGTTCCTACCTTTGTTTGCAGAGCTTATAGAACATACCAGGGAGCATTTTAGTTTTGAAGAGAAACTGATGGACAAGTATGAATTTTACGCAAAGACGGAGCACAAAGAGGAGCATAAAAACCTGCTCAGCGAGATGGAGTACTTTTATGCACAGGCGCAAAAAATGCCTATGTTTGGGAAAGCTTACATCAATGACTACGCCTACGACAAATTTAAGCGCCACGTCATAAATATCGATTCTCAATTTGCAATGTTTTTAAAAGAGCAAAATATAGAGTTATAACAACTGTCTTTTTATAAACTCCATATAGTGCCCCTCCTCCTCTTCAAGTGCCTCGTGAGTCCCCTGCTGTACGATTTTTCCATTTTCAAGGACATAGATCATATCGGCATTTTTAACGGTGCTTAGACGATGGGCGATCGTAATCACCGTTTTATCTTTTAAAAGAGGTGTAAGTGTCGCATAGAGTTTTGCTTCTGTGTGTACATCGAGTGCAGAGGTGGATTCATCGAAGATCACCACACTCGGATCGGCTATGATCATACGGGCAATGCTTAGACGCTGACGCTGTCCACCTGAGAGACGGATACCGTGATGCCCTACAATAGTTTCCAGCCCCTTTGGCATCCCTTTTAACATCTCGCTTAATTGTGCGATCTCAAGGGCTTTAAATATTTGCTCATCACTAATACTCTCATCCCCCATCGTAATATTAAAACGTAAGCTGGCATTAAAAAGTATAGGCATCTGCAACACTAAAAATATCTTCTCTCGAAGTGAGTGCTTGTCAATATCTTCGATCTCTATGCCGTTACACTGATAACTGCCGCTCTCTTTTTCGTAAAAACCGGAGATGATCTGTGCAAGCGTTGTTTTTCCGCTGCCGCTTGCACCAATAAGGGCTACTTTTGCACCGCTTGGGATCTCTAAAGAGATATCTTCAAGCACCCTTTTCTCTTTATTGTAAGAGAAATTCACATGGGAGAGTTTTAGAGCAATTTTCTGTGTGTTTAGTTGCTCTGCTCCGCTAGCTTCCGTTTTTAAACCAAGGACACGGTTGAGTCGTTTGATAGCCGCAGTTGCCGAAGAGTATGAGTACTGCATAGAAAGGATATCCTGCACCGGTGTCATAATAAACCAGATGTAGCCAAACATCGCAAACATCATCCCGATGCTCAGATCACTATACGCCACGAGTAAAAGTCCGCTTGCCCGCAAAAGCTCAAAAAAGATAAGAAAAATAGTATAGGAGAGTTTCTCAAAAGCTACACTTTTATAGCCGTACTCGTTGGAAGTTTTCTGAATATCCTCCGCTTGTGTTATAGCTTTTGAAAAAAAGTAGTTCTCTTTGTTACTCGCTTTGATCTGTCCAAACAGCTCTAAAGACTCCCCGATATCCTCCTGAAAACGCTCAATAGATTCGTTCTCCTCTTTTTTGAGCACACCCACACGTTTGACCATCTTTTTGGAGATAAACATAATCAAGGGCTGAATCAAGAGTATCAAAAGTCCAAGAACAGGATCGATCGCTATCATCACAATCCCCACCGCTATCATTGTCAAAACCGAAGCGACAAAACGGCTGGCACTTGTCATAATGAAACTATCTAACGTATTTACATCGGTGATGAGATTTGCGGTAATAGCGCCGCTTCCAATCGTTTCGTACTCGTTCATAGAGGTGATTTTTAGATGCTCGATCACCTTTTTTCGCACTTCAAACGTGACATATTTTGCAATCTTGGTAAAGATTTTTGTGATCACAACCGTAAAGATGAAATAGATAAAGCGTAAAAATACCACCGCAAAAGTTACAAGTGCTATGTAATAAAAAGCATTTCCACTTCCAAAAAGCTGATCGATTGTCGAAACTATCTGAGCCGGTTTATCCAAGAGCACCTCATCGACCATAACAGGGAGCATCAAAGGGATAGGGACACTTATAAGTATCGTTATAAAAGTGATTATCTGTCCCCAGACAAGGGCTCTTTTTTTCTGTAAAACCAGTTTAAAAAGATACTTTAAAGAGATTGGTTCTTTCTCCATATTATTCATGCCTTAGTGCATCTATAGGATTCATTTTTGCCGCTTTTTTTGCAGGGAAATATCCAAAGAAAATCCCTACAAACATAGAGAATATAAAAGCTACCACTATCACCGTCGTATTGATAATAAACGGTATATCAAAGTAGTTTGTAGCCCCAAATGCGATCGCTAAACCTATAATAATCCCTATTATTCCACCCAGAGATGAAAGTACGATCGACTCTACCAAGAACTGCAATAACACTTCTCTCTCCATCGCACCTATGGCCAGACGAATACCAATCTCGCGGGTACGCTCGGTAACGGAAACCAGCATAATATTCATAATCCCGATACCACCTACAAGTAAACTAATAGCAGCGACCGAGCCAAGCAGGTAGGTTAACATTTTCGTCGTAGATGTCATGGTCTGTATGATATCACGCATATCATGTACATGAAAATCATCATCCATCCCTTTACGGATACGTCTGATCTCACGCGTAATGAGTGTGACCTCTTTTTTTGCTTCTTCTATATTTGCATCTTTTTTAAATGAAAGTAAAATTGCACTGATATCTCTGCTCCCGCTTATACGGCGCTGAAACATCCTGATCGGAACTGCTATAAAATCGTCTTGATCCATCCCCCGCATACCCGCAGCCCCTTTAGACTCCAAGGTACCTATCACCTGACATGAAAATTTTTCCAAACGTATATTTTTATTGATCGGGTTTTGTTGTCCAAACAACTCCTCTTGAACCGTATGTCCTATTACACACACGGCTTTTCCGCTGCTTAGCTCCTGCTCTGTAAATGTTCTTCCTTTATCTATGGTCCAGTCACGAATGGTAAAATAGTCGTTGTTTGTACCGTATACCGCCGTCGTATGGTTTTCATTTCCGTAAACGGCTGTTAAACTTGCGGCAGTTGAAGGAGCAACCGCACTGATGTAGGTTGTCTCCCTTTGGAGCACAGCAATATCATCTATATTAAAAGGTTTTGTAGTAATCCCTGCAGATGCCGGACCTCTTCGTTCAGCTCCCGGAGTCAATGTCAACATATTGCTTCCGAGTTTAGAGATGTTTTGCGTAATATGTGCAGTTGTCCCATCCCCTAAAATCACCATGGCAATAACCGAAGCAACACCGATCACGATTCCAAGCACCGTTAAGAATGAGCGCAGTAAATTTCTTCTGATCTCTTTTATGGCAAGCAATAAGGCATTAATGAACATCTCTACCCTTTCCGTTTAACTCTATGTTTTCGATCAAACCATCTTTAAAATGGATAATTCTCTGTGCAAAACTTGCCATATCCTCTTCATGCGTAACCATGATAACGGTAATCCCCTGCTCTTTATTAAACTTTTGCAGCAGCTCCATTATCTCTATACTTCTTGCCGTATCCAAGTTCCCCGTCGGCTCATCGGCTAAAAGTATTTTAGGGTTTGTCACTATCGCTCTTGCAATCGCTACACGTTGCTGCTGTCCACCTGAGAGCTCTCCTGGAGTATGATCCCATACCTGCGCTATGCCCACTTTTTCCAACGCCTCTAAAGCCATCTTTTTACGCTCTTGGGGTTTGATCCCTTTATAGATCAGAGGGAGTTCAACATTTTCCAGAGCTGTCGTTTTTGCCAAAAGATTAAACCCTTGAAAAACAAATCCCAGATAATAGCGTCTTAAAAGAGCGAGCTGGTCTTTATCTAAACTTCCGACATCGGCACCCTCAAACAGATACTCTCCGCTGCTTGGAACATCTAAAGAACCTATAATGTTCATCATAGTCGATTTTCCCGAACCGCTCGGTCCCATGATGGCTACAAACTCCCCTTTCTCAATCGCTAAGTCAATCCCTTTGAGTGCATATGCAGTAGCTTCTCCGCTACCGTACACTTTTTTAACTTTTCTAAACTCAATCAATGGGGAATTTTTTTTCTCGGACATAACTATTTACTACCTATGATCACTTGTGTATCTTTTGCCAATCCGCTTTTAACAATTGTATAGACACCGTCACTTTCCCCTAACACTACATCTTGTGCTTTAGGTTTACCGTTTTCTAAACTCCAAACTCTCTCCCCCTGAGTATTTTCCATAGTTTCCGATTTTGGAGCATATCTTAGTGCCGCATTAGGGATAGTAAGTACCTGTTTAAACTCCTGCGTTTTTATCTGTGCAGTTGCCGTCATCCCCGGTCGTAAAAGCAGATTGTCATTATTTACCGCCACAATCGCATTGTACGTTACAACCCCGTCAACTATCTCCGAGTTAAACTGCACTTTGGTGATCGTTCCGCTAAAAGTTTTTTTCGGGTAGGCATCAACGCTAAACGTCACGCTCTGCCCTTTTTGTACCTGGCCGATAT contains:
- a CDS encoding bacteriohemerythrin, which codes for MKDELHINIPLMDEKHDEFLQILSLIKSCTSKQFLPLFAELIEHTREHFSFEEKLMDKYEFYAKTEHKEEHKNLLSEMEYFYAQAQKMPMFGKAYINDYAYDKFKRHVINIDSQFAMFLKEQNIEL
- a CDS encoding ABC transporter ATP-binding protein translates to MEKEPISLKYLFKLVLQKKRALVWGQIITFITILISVPIPLMLPVMVDEVLLDKPAQIVSTIDQLFGSGNAFYYIALVTFAVVFLRFIYFIFTVVITKIFTKIAKYVTFEVRKKVIEHLKITSMNEYETIGSGAITANLITDVNTLDSFIMTSASRFVASVLTMIAVGIVMIAIDPVLGLLILLIQPLIMFISKKMVKRVGVLKKEENESIERFQEDIGESLELFGQIKASNKENYFFSKAITQAEDIQKTSNEYGYKSVAFEKLSYTIFLIFFELLRASGLLLVAYSDLSIGMMFAMFGYIWFIMTPVQDILSMQYSYSSATAAIKRLNRVLGLKTEASGAEQLNTQKIALKLSHVNFSYNKEKRVLEDISLEIPSGAKVALIGASGSGKTTLAQIISGFYEKESGSYQCNGIEIEDIDKHSLREKIFLVLQMPILFNASLRFNITMGDESISDEQIFKALEIAQLSEMLKGMPKGLETIVGHHGIRLSGGQRQRLSIARMIIADPSVVIFDESTSALDVHTEAKLYATLTPLLKDKTVITIAHRLSTVKNADMIYVLENGKIVQQGTHEALEEEEGHYMEFIKRQLL
- a CDS encoding ABC transporter permease, yielding MFINALLLAIKEIRRNLLRSFLTVLGIVIGVASVIAMVILGDGTTAHITQNISKLGSNMLTLTPGAERRGPASAGITTKPFNIDDIAVLQRETTYISAVAPSTAASLTAVYGNENHTTAVYGTNNDYFTIRDWTIDKGRTFTEQELSSGKAVCVIGHTVQEELFGQQNPINKNIRLEKFSCQVIGTLESKGAAGMRGMDQDDFIAVPIRMFQRRISGSRDISAILLSFKKDANIEEAKKEVTLITREIRRIRKGMDDDFHVHDMRDIIQTMTSTTKMLTYLLGSVAAISLLVGGIGIMNIMLVSVTERTREIGIRLAIGAMEREVLLQFLVESIVLSSLGGIIGIIIGLAIAFGATNYFDIPFIINTTVIVVAFIFSMFVGIFFGYFPAKKAAKMNPIDALRHE
- a CDS encoding ABC transporter ATP-binding protein, yielding MSEKKNSPLIEFRKVKKVYGSGEATAYALKGIDLAIEKGEFVAIMGPSGSGKSTMMNIIGSLDVPSSGEYLFEGADVGSLDKDQLALLRRYYLGFVFQGFNLLAKTTALENVELPLIYKGIKPQERKKMALEALEKVGIAQVWDHTPGELSGGQQQRVAIARAIVTNPKILLADEPTGNLDTARSIEIMELLQKFNKEQGITVIMVTHEEDMASFAQRIIHFKDGLIENIELNGKGRDVH